One window of the Lepidochelys kempii isolate rLepKem1 chromosome 23, rLepKem1.hap2, whole genome shotgun sequence genome contains the following:
- the FAM120C gene encoding constitutive coactivator of PPAR-gamma-like protein 2 isoform X3, with amino-acid sequence MGVQGFQEFVEKRCPGAVVPVDLLKLARAAGVRGGPPYCSLAGYLQPLPGPYPLPLATHSQHAPGLASVAHTQHAPGLATVAAHSQHAPGLVAHSQHAPGLATVAAHSQHALGLAAHSQHAPGLATVAAHSQHAPGLAAHSQHAPGLATVAAHSQHAPGLATVAAHSQHAPGLAAHSQHAPGLATVAAHSQHAPGLTSACPARLLVDADSALQRLYGGYQTDWVCGGQWNAMVGYLAALSQACLYQGGLELAVIFNGGLGKERLPEWGRKAQAERQTAQLIAGHVGNKGTPPPRAWFLPPACLGHCVRLAMIRFRVKVFQSLEDHHLEVVSFFRERGFHGLLAHDSEFALASLPCYFSAHALKLSWNGKSLTTNQFLMHQVAKQLGLKVSSFPIFAALLGNHILPDEDLAAFHWSLLGPDHPLASLKVRAHQLVLPPCDVVIKAVSEYVSAIKDPYNLDGVGRDVFKHSQSRTEDKIERFKKAVNYYSVTAKMPPAPVGPSSFVPPLCVSVPGYGSNHFGGAAPAQHSPVGSLPMGKPMFPHHLGPKMQYQPPAPPSSSSSAASFPPGPSASLLFSPHPLGDVPPFNEDPILKGGEFNSWPSAYDAKFPHHHRGPKPSPSSGPASSPSSSSDGEEHNGGSANHVSEVLQPKSGWEGPGAEKLSRGWGQVGGSGDTDGPLAGPEPSIPSLLSMATRNHMDITTPPLPPVAPEVLRVAEHRHRRGLMYPSIYHVLTKGEIKLPVCIEDECNTELPPAAILFRGARQHIYGVLFGVAENQRRVERLAIRRRIPTEVPPVIIKEWAAYKGKSPQTPELVSALAFREWTCPNLRKLWLGKAVEDKNRRMRAFLACLRADTPGMLNPANVPTHLLLMCCVLRYMIQWPGGRILHRHELDVFLAQAVSSQLYEPDHLQELKIEKLDARGVQLAALFMSGVDMALFANDACGQPVPWEHCCPWIYFDGKLFQSKLIKATRDRAPLIDLCDGQTEQAAKVERMRQSILEGVNFNRQAPPPLLPPPPFVPAMAAPFYSMPLYPRTTGSAPLPPPGRSRGFTGLHPIPPQGGKLEIAGMVVGQWAGSKPSRGRGSFGMQVVSVGGPGKGRSRDGSGKIPKGNKKLSKQGSLEGAAKAAELQSGQSPSQVNGEEDSGGGPCPPAPSQCALARDADPCNAEGQYCGRLAQEVDCGPDTKLPLPALQKEE; translated from the exons ATGGGGGTCCAGGGCTTCCAGGAGTTCGTGGAGAAGCGCTGCCCGGGTGCTGTGGTGCCCGTCGACCTGCTCAAGCTGGCCCGGGCGGCGGGGGTCCGCGGGGGGCCCCCCTACTGCAGCCTGGCCGGCTACCTCCAGCCGTTGCCCGGGCCCTACCCGCTGCCTCTCGCGACCCACTCCCAGCATGCTCCGGGGCTGGCGTCGGTAGCTCATACCCAGCATGCTCCGGGGTTGGCAACGGTGGCGGCCCACTCCCAGCATGCTCCGGGGCTGGTGGCCCACTCCCAGCATGCTCCGGGGCTGGCGACGGTGGCGGCCcactcccagcatgctctggggctGGCGGCCCACTCCCAGCATGCTCCGGGGCTGGCGACGGTGGCGGCCCACTCCCAGCATGCTCCGGGGCTGGCGGCCCACTCCCAGCATGCTCCGGGGCTGGCGACGGTGGCAGCCCACTCCCAGCATGCTCCGGGGCTGGCGACGGTGGCGGCCCACTCCCAGCATGCTCCGGGGCTGGCGGCCCACTCCCAGCATGCTCCGGGGCTGGCGACGGTGGCGGCCCACTCCCAGCATGCTCCGGGGCTAACATCGGCCTGCCCGGCCCGGCTGCTGGTGGACGCGGACTCGGCCCTGCAGCGGCTGTATGGCGGCTACCAGACAGACTGGGTGTGCGGTGGCCAGTGGAACGCCATGGTGGGCTACCTGGCGGCCCTGTCCCAGGCCTGCCTCTACCAGGGTGGGCTGGAGCTGGCAGTCATCTTCAACGGCGGGCTGGGCAAGGAGCGGCTGCCCGAGTGGGGCCGCAAGGCCCAGGCCGAGCGGCAGACAGCCCAGCTGATCGCTGGCCACgtgggcaacaagggcacaccgccGCCCCGCGCCTGgttcctgccccctgcctgcctggggCACTGTGTCCGCCTGGCCATGATCCGCTTCCGGGTCAAG GTCTTCCAGAGCCTGGAGGACCATCACCTTGAGGTGGTGTCCTTCTTCCGGGAGCGTGGCTTCCACGGGCTGCTGGCCCACGACTCGGAGTTCGCCCTGGCCAGCCTGCCCTGCTACTTCAGCGCCCATGCCTTGAAGCTGAGCTGGAACGGCAAGAGCCTCACCACCAATCAGTTCCTCATGCACCAGGTGGCCAAGCAGCTGGGCCTGAAGGTCTCCAGCTTCCCCATCTTCGCCGCCCTGCTGG GTAACCACATCCTCCCGGACGAGGACCTGGCTGCTTTCCACTGGAGCTTGCTGGGGCCAGACCACCCACTGGCATCGCTCAAG GTCCGAGCCCACCAGCTGGTGTTGCCCCCCTGCGACGTGGTGATCAAGGCTGTCTCGGAGTATGTCAGCGCCATCAAAGACCCCTACAACCTGGATGGCGTGGGGAGAGATGTCTTCAAACACTCTCAG TCCAGGACGGAGGATAAGATCGAGCGCTTCAAGAAAGCCGTGAACTATTATTCGGTGACTGCCAAGATGCCACCGGCTCCTGTGGGCCCATCCTCGTTTGTAC CCCCGCTCTGTGTCTCAGTGCCAGGCTATGGATCCAACCACTTCGGAGGAGCAGCCCCTGCACAGCACAGCCCGGTGGGATCCCTCCCCATGGGGAAGCCGATG ttcccccaccacctggggccaaagATGCAGTACCAGCCGCcggcccctccctcctcctcctcctcggccGCCTCCTTCCCCCCGGGCCCCAGTGCcagcctcctcttctccccacacccgCTCGGAGACGTGCCCCCCTTTAACGAGGACCCCATCCTGAAGGGCGGCGAGTTCAACAGCTGGCCCAGCGCCTACGACGCCAagttcccccaccaccaccggggccccaagccctccccttcctccgggccagcctcctccccctcctcctcctccgatgGCGAAGAGCACAACGGGGGCAGTGCCAA CCACGTCTCCGAGGTGCTGCAGCCCAAGTCTGGCTGGGAGGGGCCCGGTGCCGAGAAGCTGagccggggctgggggcaggtggggggctccGGCGACACCGACGGGCCCCTGGCTGGGCCTGAGCCCTCCATCCCCTCGCTGCTTTCCATGGCCACCCGCAACCACATGGACATAACCACCCCCCCGTTGCCCCCTGTCGCCCCTGAGGTCTTGCGGGTGGCTGAGCACCGGCACCGACGCGGCCTCATGTACCCCTCCATCTACCATGTTCTTACCAAG GGCGAGATCAAGCTCCCAGTGTGCATCGAGGATGAGTGTAATACTGAGTTGCCTCCAGCTGCCATCCTCTTCCGCGGCGCCCGCCAGCATATCTACGGGGTGCTGTTTGGCGTGGCTGAGAACCAGCGCCGGGTGGAGCGCCTGGCCATCCGCCGCCGCATCCCCACAGAAG TGCCGCCTGTGATCATCAAGGAGTGGGCGGCGTACAAGGGGAAGTCCCCGCAGACGCCAGAGCTGGTCTCGGCCCTGGCCTTCCGCGAGTGGACCTGCCCCAACCTGCGGAAGCTGTGGCTGGGGAAGGCGGTGGAGGACAAGAACCGGCGCATGAGGGCCTTCCTGGCCTGCCTGCGGGCCGACACGCCCGGCATGTTGAACCCCGCCAACGTACCCACGCACCTGCTGCTGATGTGCTGCGTGCTACG TTACATGATCCAGTGGCCCGGAGGGAGGATCCTTCATAGGCACGAGCTGGACGTGTTCCTGGCTCAGGCGGTTTCTTCTCAGCTCTACGAGCCGGATCATCTGCAGGAGCTGAAG ATCGAGAAGCTGGATGCCCGGGGCGTGCAACTGGCAGCCCTTTTCATGAGTGGAGTAGATATGGCTCTGTTTGCCAATGACGCCTGTGGGCAGCCGGTGCCCTGGGAACACTGCTGCCCCTGGATCTACTTCGATGGCAAACTCTTCCAGAGCAAGCTCATCAAAGCCACCCGTGACAGGGCTCCCCTCATTGATCTGTGTGACGGACAG ACGGAGCAGGCGGCCAAAGTGGAGAGGATGAGACAGAGCATCCTGGAGGGCGTGAACTTCAACCgccaggccccaccccctctgctcccaccccctccctttgTGCCTGCCATGGCTGCGCCCTTCTATTCGATGCCCCTCTACCCCCGCACCACGGGCTCTGCGCCGCTGCCGCCcccagggaggagcagagggtTCACAG GTCTCCACCCCATCCCGCCTCAGGGGGGCAAGCTGGAGATCGCCGGCATGGTCGTTGGCCAGTGGGCGGGCAGTAAGCCCTCGCGGGGGCGGGGCTCCTTTGGGATGCAGGTGGTGTCTGTCGGGGGGCCAGGCAAGGG ACGCAGTCGAGACGGGTCTGGAAAAATCCCTAAAGGAAACAAGAAACTGAGCAAGCAG GGCTCATTGGAGGGAGCAGCCAAAGCAGCGGAGTTGCAGAGCGGGCAGTCCCCGTCGCAGGTGAACGGGGAGGAGGATTCGGGGGGcggtccctgccccccagccccatcaCAATGTGCCTTAGCCAGAGACGCTGATCCCTGCAATGCCGAGGGCCAGTACTGCGGGCGGCTGGCCCAAGAGGTGGATTGCGGCCCTGACACCAAgctgcccctcccagctctgcagaaGGAAGAGTGA
- the FAM120C gene encoding constitutive coactivator of PPAR-gamma-like protein 2 isoform X4, with protein sequence MGVQGFQEFVEKRCPGAVVPVDLLKLARAAGVRGGPPYCSLAGYLQPLPGPYPLPLATHSQHAPGLASVAHTQHAPGLATVAAHSQHAPGLVAHSQHAPGLATVAAHSQHALGLAAHSQHAPGLATVAAHSQHAPGLAAHSQHAPGLATVAAHSQHAPGLATVAAHSQHAPGLAAHSQHAPGLATVAAHSQHAPGLTSACPARLLVDADSALQRLYGGYQTDWVCGGQWNAMVGYLAALSQACLYQGGLELAVIFNGGLGKERLPEWGRKAQAERQTAQLIAGHVGNKGTPPPRAWFLPPACLGHCVRLAMIRFRVKVFQSLEDHHLEVVSFFRERGFHGLLAHDSEFALASLPCYFSAHALKLSWNGKSLTTNQFLMHQVAKQLGLKVSSFPIFAALLGNHILPDEDLAAFHWSLLGPDHPLASLKVRAHQLVLPPCDVVIKAVSEYVSAIKDPYNLDGVGRDVFKHSQSRTEDKIERFKKAVNYYSVTAKMPPAPVGPSSFVLPGYGSNHFGGAAPAQHSPVGSLPMGKPMFPHHLGPKMQYQPPAPPSSSSSAASFPPGPSASLLFSPHPLGDVPPFNEDPILKGGEFNSWPSAYDAKFPHHHRGPKPSPSSGPASSPSSSSDGEEHNGGSANHVSEVLQPKSGWEGPGAEKLSRGWGQVGGSGDTDGPLAGPEPSIPSLLSMATRNHMDITTPPLPPVAPEVLRVAEHRHRRGLMYPSIYHVLTKGEIKLPVCIEDECNTELPPAAILFRGARQHIYGVLFGVAENQRRVERLAIRRRIPTEVPPVIIKEWAAYKGKSPQTPELVSALAFREWTCPNLRKLWLGKAVEDKNRRMRAFLACLRADTPGMLNPANVPTHLLLMCCVLRYMIQWPGGRILHRHELDVFLAQAVSSQLYEPDHLQELKIEKLDARGVQLAALFMSGVDMALFANDACGQPVPWEHCCPWIYFDGKLFQSKLIKATRDRAPLIDLCDGQTEQAAKVERMRQSILEGVNFNRQAPPPLLPPPPFVPAMAAPFYSMPLYPRTTGSAPLPPPGRSRGFTGLHPIPPQGGKLEIAGMVVGQWAGSKPSRGRGSFGMQVVSVGGPGKGRSRDGSGKIPKGNKKLSKQGSLEGAAKAAELQSGQSPSQVNGEEDSGGGPCPPAPSQCALARDADPCNAEGQYCGRLAQEVDCGPDTKLPLPALQKEE encoded by the exons ATGGGGGTCCAGGGCTTCCAGGAGTTCGTGGAGAAGCGCTGCCCGGGTGCTGTGGTGCCCGTCGACCTGCTCAAGCTGGCCCGGGCGGCGGGGGTCCGCGGGGGGCCCCCCTACTGCAGCCTGGCCGGCTACCTCCAGCCGTTGCCCGGGCCCTACCCGCTGCCTCTCGCGACCCACTCCCAGCATGCTCCGGGGCTGGCGTCGGTAGCTCATACCCAGCATGCTCCGGGGTTGGCAACGGTGGCGGCCCACTCCCAGCATGCTCCGGGGCTGGTGGCCCACTCCCAGCATGCTCCGGGGCTGGCGACGGTGGCGGCCcactcccagcatgctctggggctGGCGGCCCACTCCCAGCATGCTCCGGGGCTGGCGACGGTGGCGGCCCACTCCCAGCATGCTCCGGGGCTGGCGGCCCACTCCCAGCATGCTCCGGGGCTGGCGACGGTGGCAGCCCACTCCCAGCATGCTCCGGGGCTGGCGACGGTGGCGGCCCACTCCCAGCATGCTCCGGGGCTGGCGGCCCACTCCCAGCATGCTCCGGGGCTGGCGACGGTGGCGGCCCACTCCCAGCATGCTCCGGGGCTAACATCGGCCTGCCCGGCCCGGCTGCTGGTGGACGCGGACTCGGCCCTGCAGCGGCTGTATGGCGGCTACCAGACAGACTGGGTGTGCGGTGGCCAGTGGAACGCCATGGTGGGCTACCTGGCGGCCCTGTCCCAGGCCTGCCTCTACCAGGGTGGGCTGGAGCTGGCAGTCATCTTCAACGGCGGGCTGGGCAAGGAGCGGCTGCCCGAGTGGGGCCGCAAGGCCCAGGCCGAGCGGCAGACAGCCCAGCTGATCGCTGGCCACgtgggcaacaagggcacaccgccGCCCCGCGCCTGgttcctgccccctgcctgcctggggCACTGTGTCCGCCTGGCCATGATCCGCTTCCGGGTCAAG GTCTTCCAGAGCCTGGAGGACCATCACCTTGAGGTGGTGTCCTTCTTCCGGGAGCGTGGCTTCCACGGGCTGCTGGCCCACGACTCGGAGTTCGCCCTGGCCAGCCTGCCCTGCTACTTCAGCGCCCATGCCTTGAAGCTGAGCTGGAACGGCAAGAGCCTCACCACCAATCAGTTCCTCATGCACCAGGTGGCCAAGCAGCTGGGCCTGAAGGTCTCCAGCTTCCCCATCTTCGCCGCCCTGCTGG GTAACCACATCCTCCCGGACGAGGACCTGGCTGCTTTCCACTGGAGCTTGCTGGGGCCAGACCACCCACTGGCATCGCTCAAG GTCCGAGCCCACCAGCTGGTGTTGCCCCCCTGCGACGTGGTGATCAAGGCTGTCTCGGAGTATGTCAGCGCCATCAAAGACCCCTACAACCTGGATGGCGTGGGGAGAGATGTCTTCAAACACTCTCAG TCCAGGACGGAGGATAAGATCGAGCGCTTCAAGAAAGCCGTGAACTATTATTCGGTGACTGCCAAGATGCCACCGGCTCCTGTGGGCCCATCCTCGTTTGTAC TGCCAGGCTATGGATCCAACCACTTCGGAGGAGCAGCCCCTGCACAGCACAGCCCGGTGGGATCCCTCCCCATGGGGAAGCCGATG ttcccccaccacctggggccaaagATGCAGTACCAGCCGCcggcccctccctcctcctcctcctcggccGCCTCCTTCCCCCCGGGCCCCAGTGCcagcctcctcttctccccacacccgCTCGGAGACGTGCCCCCCTTTAACGAGGACCCCATCCTGAAGGGCGGCGAGTTCAACAGCTGGCCCAGCGCCTACGACGCCAagttcccccaccaccaccggggccccaagccctccccttcctccgggccagcctcctccccctcctcctcctccgatgGCGAAGAGCACAACGGGGGCAGTGCCAA CCACGTCTCCGAGGTGCTGCAGCCCAAGTCTGGCTGGGAGGGGCCCGGTGCCGAGAAGCTGagccggggctgggggcaggtggggggctccGGCGACACCGACGGGCCCCTGGCTGGGCCTGAGCCCTCCATCCCCTCGCTGCTTTCCATGGCCACCCGCAACCACATGGACATAACCACCCCCCCGTTGCCCCCTGTCGCCCCTGAGGTCTTGCGGGTGGCTGAGCACCGGCACCGACGCGGCCTCATGTACCCCTCCATCTACCATGTTCTTACCAAG GGCGAGATCAAGCTCCCAGTGTGCATCGAGGATGAGTGTAATACTGAGTTGCCTCCAGCTGCCATCCTCTTCCGCGGCGCCCGCCAGCATATCTACGGGGTGCTGTTTGGCGTGGCTGAGAACCAGCGCCGGGTGGAGCGCCTGGCCATCCGCCGCCGCATCCCCACAGAAG TGCCGCCTGTGATCATCAAGGAGTGGGCGGCGTACAAGGGGAAGTCCCCGCAGACGCCAGAGCTGGTCTCGGCCCTGGCCTTCCGCGAGTGGACCTGCCCCAACCTGCGGAAGCTGTGGCTGGGGAAGGCGGTGGAGGACAAGAACCGGCGCATGAGGGCCTTCCTGGCCTGCCTGCGGGCCGACACGCCCGGCATGTTGAACCCCGCCAACGTACCCACGCACCTGCTGCTGATGTGCTGCGTGCTACG TTACATGATCCAGTGGCCCGGAGGGAGGATCCTTCATAGGCACGAGCTGGACGTGTTCCTGGCTCAGGCGGTTTCTTCTCAGCTCTACGAGCCGGATCATCTGCAGGAGCTGAAG ATCGAGAAGCTGGATGCCCGGGGCGTGCAACTGGCAGCCCTTTTCATGAGTGGAGTAGATATGGCTCTGTTTGCCAATGACGCCTGTGGGCAGCCGGTGCCCTGGGAACACTGCTGCCCCTGGATCTACTTCGATGGCAAACTCTTCCAGAGCAAGCTCATCAAAGCCACCCGTGACAGGGCTCCCCTCATTGATCTGTGTGACGGACAG ACGGAGCAGGCGGCCAAAGTGGAGAGGATGAGACAGAGCATCCTGGAGGGCGTGAACTTCAACCgccaggccccaccccctctgctcccaccccctccctttgTGCCTGCCATGGCTGCGCCCTTCTATTCGATGCCCCTCTACCCCCGCACCACGGGCTCTGCGCCGCTGCCGCCcccagggaggagcagagggtTCACAG GTCTCCACCCCATCCCGCCTCAGGGGGGCAAGCTGGAGATCGCCGGCATGGTCGTTGGCCAGTGGGCGGGCAGTAAGCCCTCGCGGGGGCGGGGCTCCTTTGGGATGCAGGTGGTGTCTGTCGGGGGGCCAGGCAAGGG ACGCAGTCGAGACGGGTCTGGAAAAATCCCTAAAGGAAACAAGAAACTGAGCAAGCAG GGCTCATTGGAGGGAGCAGCCAAAGCAGCGGAGTTGCAGAGCGGGCAGTCCCCGTCGCAGGTGAACGGGGAGGAGGATTCGGGGGGcggtccctgccccccagccccatcaCAATGTGCCTTAGCCAGAGACGCTGATCCCTGCAATGCCGAGGGCCAGTACTGCGGGCGGCTGGCCCAAGAGGTGGATTGCGGCCCTGACACCAAgctgcccctcccagctctgcagaaGGAAGAGTGA
- the FAM120C gene encoding constitutive coactivator of PPAR-gamma-like protein 2 isoform X6, whose protein sequence is MGVQGFQEFVEKRCPGAVVPVDLLKLARAAGVRGGPPYCSLAGYLQPLPGPYPLPLATHSQHAPGLASVAHTQHAPGLATVAAHSQHAPGLVAHSQHAPGLATVAAHSQHALGLAAHSQHAPGLATVAAHSQHAPGLAAHSQHAPGLATVAAHSQHAPGLATVAAHSQHAPGLAAHSQHAPGLATVAAHSQHAPGLTSACPARLLVDADSALQRLYGGYQTDWVCGGQWNAMVGYLAALSQACLYQGGLELAVIFNGGLGKERLPEWGRKAQAERQTAQLIAGHVGNKGTPPPRAWFLPPACLGHCVRLAMIRFRVKVFQSLEDHHLEVVSFFRERGFHGLLAHDSEFALASLPCYFSAHALKLSWNGKSLTTNQFLMHQVAKQLGLKVSSFPIFAALLGNHILPDEDLAAFHWSLLGPDHPLASLKVASRPLAPPHSSLVRAHQLVLPPCDVVIKAVSEYVSAIKDPYNLDGVGRDVFKHSQSRTEDKIERFKKAVNYYSVTAKMPPAPVGPSSFCQAMDPTTSEEQPLHSTARWDPSPWGSRCHVSEVLQPKSGWEGPGAEKLSRGWGQVGGSGDTDGPLAGPEPSIPSLLSMATRNHMDITTPPLPPVAPEVLRVAEHRHRRGLMYPSIYHVLTKGEIKLPVCIEDECNTELPPAAILFRGARQHIYGVLFGVAENQRRVERLAIRRRIPTEVPPVIIKEWAAYKGKSPQTPELVSALAFREWTCPNLRKLWLGKAVEDKNRRMRAFLACLRADTPGMLNPANVPTHLLLMCCVLRYMIQWPGGRILHRHELDVFLAQAVSSQLYEPDHLQELKIEKLDARGVQLAALFMSGVDMALFANDACGQPVPWEHCCPWIYFDGKLFQSKLIKATRDRAPLIDLCDGQTEQAAKVERMRQSILEGVNFNRQAPPPLLPPPPFVPAMAAPFYSMPLYPRTTGSAPLPPPGRSRGFTGLHPIPPQGGKLEIAGMVVGQWAGSKPSRGRGSFGMQVVSVGGPGKGRSRDGSGKIPKGNKKLSKQGSLEGAAKAAELQSGQSPSQVNGEEDSGGGPCPPAPSQCALARDADPCNAEGQYCGRLAQEVDCGPDTKLPLPALQKEE, encoded by the exons ATGGGGGTCCAGGGCTTCCAGGAGTTCGTGGAGAAGCGCTGCCCGGGTGCTGTGGTGCCCGTCGACCTGCTCAAGCTGGCCCGGGCGGCGGGGGTCCGCGGGGGGCCCCCCTACTGCAGCCTGGCCGGCTACCTCCAGCCGTTGCCCGGGCCCTACCCGCTGCCTCTCGCGACCCACTCCCAGCATGCTCCGGGGCTGGCGTCGGTAGCTCATACCCAGCATGCTCCGGGGTTGGCAACGGTGGCGGCCCACTCCCAGCATGCTCCGGGGCTGGTGGCCCACTCCCAGCATGCTCCGGGGCTGGCGACGGTGGCGGCCcactcccagcatgctctggggctGGCGGCCCACTCCCAGCATGCTCCGGGGCTGGCGACGGTGGCGGCCCACTCCCAGCATGCTCCGGGGCTGGCGGCCCACTCCCAGCATGCTCCGGGGCTGGCGACGGTGGCAGCCCACTCCCAGCATGCTCCGGGGCTGGCGACGGTGGCGGCCCACTCCCAGCATGCTCCGGGGCTGGCGGCCCACTCCCAGCATGCTCCGGGGCTGGCGACGGTGGCGGCCCACTCCCAGCATGCTCCGGGGCTAACATCGGCCTGCCCGGCCCGGCTGCTGGTGGACGCGGACTCGGCCCTGCAGCGGCTGTATGGCGGCTACCAGACAGACTGGGTGTGCGGTGGCCAGTGGAACGCCATGGTGGGCTACCTGGCGGCCCTGTCCCAGGCCTGCCTCTACCAGGGTGGGCTGGAGCTGGCAGTCATCTTCAACGGCGGGCTGGGCAAGGAGCGGCTGCCCGAGTGGGGCCGCAAGGCCCAGGCCGAGCGGCAGACAGCCCAGCTGATCGCTGGCCACgtgggcaacaagggcacaccgccGCCCCGCGCCTGgttcctgccccctgcctgcctggggCACTGTGTCCGCCTGGCCATGATCCGCTTCCGGGTCAAG GTCTTCCAGAGCCTGGAGGACCATCACCTTGAGGTGGTGTCCTTCTTCCGGGAGCGTGGCTTCCACGGGCTGCTGGCCCACGACTCGGAGTTCGCCCTGGCCAGCCTGCCCTGCTACTTCAGCGCCCATGCCTTGAAGCTGAGCTGGAACGGCAAGAGCCTCACCACCAATCAGTTCCTCATGCACCAGGTGGCCAAGCAGCTGGGCCTGAAGGTCTCCAGCTTCCCCATCTTCGCCGCCCTGCTGG GTAACCACATCCTCCCGGACGAGGACCTGGCTGCTTTCCACTGGAGCTTGCTGGGGCCAGACCACCCACTGGCATCGCTCAAGGTAGCCTCACGGCCGCTGGCTCCACCCCACAGCAGCCTG GTCCGAGCCCACCAGCTGGTGTTGCCCCCCTGCGACGTGGTGATCAAGGCTGTCTCGGAGTATGTCAGCGCCATCAAAGACCCCTACAACCTGGATGGCGTGGGGAGAGATGTCTTCAAACACTCTCAG TCCAGGACGGAGGATAAGATCGAGCGCTTCAAGAAAGCCGTGAACTATTATTCGGTGACTGCCAAGATGCCACCGGCTCCTGTGGGCCCATCCTCGTTT TGCCAGGCTATGGATCCAACCACTTCGGAGGAGCAGCCCCTGCACAGCACAGCCCGGTGGGATCCCTCCCCATGGGGAAGCCGATG CCACGTCTCCGAGGTGCTGCAGCCCAAGTCTGGCTGGGAGGGGCCCGGTGCCGAGAAGCTGagccggggctgggggcaggtggggggctccGGCGACACCGACGGGCCCCTGGCTGGGCCTGAGCCCTCCATCCCCTCGCTGCTTTCCATGGCCACCCGCAACCACATGGACATAACCACCCCCCCGTTGCCCCCTGTCGCCCCTGAGGTCTTGCGGGTGGCTGAGCACCGGCACCGACGCGGCCTCATGTACCCCTCCATCTACCATGTTCTTACCAAG GGCGAGATCAAGCTCCCAGTGTGCATCGAGGATGAGTGTAATACTGAGTTGCCTCCAGCTGCCATCCTCTTCCGCGGCGCCCGCCAGCATATCTACGGGGTGCTGTTTGGCGTGGCTGAGAACCAGCGCCGGGTGGAGCGCCTGGCCATCCGCCGCCGCATCCCCACAGAAG TGCCGCCTGTGATCATCAAGGAGTGGGCGGCGTACAAGGGGAAGTCCCCGCAGACGCCAGAGCTGGTCTCGGCCCTGGCCTTCCGCGAGTGGACCTGCCCCAACCTGCGGAAGCTGTGGCTGGGGAAGGCGGTGGAGGACAAGAACCGGCGCATGAGGGCCTTCCTGGCCTGCCTGCGGGCCGACACGCCCGGCATGTTGAACCCCGCCAACGTACCCACGCACCTGCTGCTGATGTGCTGCGTGCTACG TTACATGATCCAGTGGCCCGGAGGGAGGATCCTTCATAGGCACGAGCTGGACGTGTTCCTGGCTCAGGCGGTTTCTTCTCAGCTCTACGAGCCGGATCATCTGCAGGAGCTGAAG ATCGAGAAGCTGGATGCCCGGGGCGTGCAACTGGCAGCCCTTTTCATGAGTGGAGTAGATATGGCTCTGTTTGCCAATGACGCCTGTGGGCAGCCGGTGCCCTGGGAACACTGCTGCCCCTGGATCTACTTCGATGGCAAACTCTTCCAGAGCAAGCTCATCAAAGCCACCCGTGACAGGGCTCCCCTCATTGATCTGTGTGACGGACAG ACGGAGCAGGCGGCCAAAGTGGAGAGGATGAGACAGAGCATCCTGGAGGGCGTGAACTTCAACCgccaggccccaccccctctgctcccaccccctccctttgTGCCTGCCATGGCTGCGCCCTTCTATTCGATGCCCCTCTACCCCCGCACCACGGGCTCTGCGCCGCTGCCGCCcccagggaggagcagagggtTCACAG GTCTCCACCCCATCCCGCCTCAGGGGGGCAAGCTGGAGATCGCCGGCATGGTCGTTGGCCAGTGGGCGGGCAGTAAGCCCTCGCGGGGGCGGGGCTCCTTTGGGATGCAGGTGGTGTCTGTCGGGGGGCCAGGCAAGGG ACGCAGTCGAGACGGGTCTGGAAAAATCCCTAAAGGAAACAAGAAACTGAGCAAGCAG GGCTCATTGGAGGGAGCAGCCAAAGCAGCGGAGTTGCAGAGCGGGCAGTCCCCGTCGCAGGTGAACGGGGAGGAGGATTCGGGGGGcggtccctgccccccagccccatcaCAATGTGCCTTAGCCAGAGACGCTGATCCCTGCAATGCCGAGGGCCAGTACTGCGGGCGGCTGGCCCAAGAGGTGGATTGCGGCCCTGACACCAAgctgcccctcccagctctgcagaaGGAAGAGTGA